Proteins encoded in a region of the Lysobacterales bacterium genome:
- a CDS encoding ABC transporter ATP-binding protein, with amino-acid sequence MLTIRNLSKTYPNGVQALKSVTLDIPKGMFGLLGPNGAGKSSLMRTLATLQEADSGEAKLDEIDVLRDKDAVRRVLGYLPQDFGVYPKVSAEDLLDHFAALKGYTNGRERKDVVASLLQQVNLWNVRKQKLGGFSGGMRQRFGIAQALIGSPRLVIVDEPTAGLDPEERNRFLNLLAEIGENVVVILSTHIVEDVTDLCPRMAIINQGQVLLTGEPLEAIRSLDGRVWKKVVSKDELPDVQLRLTVLSTRLVGGRPVVHVLSDTQPEPGFEQVAAGLEDVYFGQLTRHRASLAA; translated from the coding sequence ATGCTCACGATTCGAAACCTCTCGAAGACCTATCCGAATGGCGTTCAGGCGCTGAAATCGGTCACGCTCGACATTCCCAAGGGCATGTTCGGCCTGCTCGGCCCGAACGGGGCCGGCAAATCGAGCCTGATGCGCACGTTGGCAACGCTGCAGGAAGCGGACAGCGGCGAGGCGAAGCTCGACGAGATCGACGTGCTGCGCGACAAGGATGCGGTGCGCCGGGTGCTCGGTTACCTGCCGCAGGATTTCGGCGTCTATCCGAAAGTGTCGGCCGAAGACCTGCTCGACCATTTCGCCGCCTTGAAGGGCTACACGAATGGTCGCGAACGCAAGGATGTCGTGGCCTCGCTGCTGCAACAGGTGAACCTGTGGAACGTGCGCAAGCAGAAGCTCGGCGGCTTTTCCGGCGGCATGCGCCAGCGCTTCGGCATCGCCCAGGCGCTGATCGGATCGCCGCGCCTGGTGATCGTCGATGAACCGACCGCAGGCCTCGATCCCGAGGAGCGCAACCGCTTCCTCAACCTGCTGGCCGAAATCGGCGAGAACGTGGTGGTGATCCTGTCGACCCACATCGTCGAGGACGTGACCGACCTGTGTCCGCGCATGGCCATCATCAATCAGGGCCAGGTGCTGCTGACCGGGGAGCCGCTGGAGGCGATCCGCTCGCTCGATGGCCGGGTATGGAAGAAGGTGGTGAGCAAGGACGAGTTGCCCGATGTGCAACTGCGCCTCACGGTGTTGTCGACGCGCCTGGTCGGCGGTCGCCCGGTGGTGCACGTGCTGTCGGACACGCAGCCGGAGCCGGGCTTCGAACAGGTCGCCGCGGGGCTGGAAGACGTGTACTTCGGCCAGTTGACGCGCCACCGCGCGTCGCTCGCGGCCTGA
- a CDS encoding GNAT family N-acetyltransferase: protein MTDTASPKLLADLATLPSLDSERLHLRPIREDDLPDLYAVFADPDVMRYWSTPPMRDLAEARAYLAAIEQQFTERTGFKWAITRRGNDRLIGTTSLFRLDGPHRTGEIGYALGSAHWGNGYAAEAVRRTCQFGFEHLGLRRIEADIDPRNHASIQVIEKAGFQREGVLRERYIYNGEIQDVVYYGLLAREFAR from the coding sequence ATGACCGACACCGCATCGCCGAAGCTGCTCGCCGACCTCGCCACGCTGCCCTCGCTCGACTCCGAGCGCCTGCACCTGCGGCCGATCCGCGAGGATGACCTGCCCGACCTCTACGCCGTGTTCGCCGATCCGGACGTGATGCGCTACTGGAGCACGCCGCCGATGCGCGATCTCGCCGAAGCGCGAGCGTATCTGGCCGCGATCGAACAGCAGTTCACCGAACGCACCGGATTCAAATGGGCGATCACGCGCCGCGGCAATGACCGACTGATCGGCACGACCTCGCTGTTCCGGCTCGATGGCCCGCACCGCACCGGCGAGATCGGCTACGCGCTCGGCTCGGCGCACTGGGGCAATGGCTACGCCGCCGAAGCGGTGCGCCGGACCTGCCAATTCGGCTTCGAGCATCTGGGTCTGCGCCGCATCGAGGCCGACATCGACCCGCGCAACCACGCCTCGATCCAGGTCATCGAGAAGGCCGGCTTCCAGCGCGAAGGCGTGCTGCGCGAGCGCTACATCTACAACGGCGAGATCCAGGACGTCGTCTATTACGGCCTGCTGGCACGGGAATTTGCGCGCTGA
- a CDS encoding organic hydroperoxide resistance protein encodes MTPMKVLYTAHATADGGRDGAVKSSDGMIDVKLNKPKALGGSEAPGTTNPEQLFASGYSACFAGAVAFVAAQKKVALNGIFVTAHVDIGLLEAGGLGLGAQLDVRLPGIDAAVAQELIEAAHQVCPYSKATRNNIDVKLSVVD; translated from the coding sequence GTGACGCCGATGAAAGTGCTCTATACCGCCCACGCCACGGCCGATGGTGGCCGCGATGGCGCCGTGAAGTCGTCCGACGGCATGATCGACGTGAAACTCAACAAGCCGAAGGCGCTGGGCGGCAGCGAGGCGCCGGGCACGACCAATCCCGAGCAGTTGTTCGCCAGCGGCTATTCCGCGTGTTTCGCCGGTGCGGTGGCGTTCGTCGCGGCCCAGAAGAAGGTTGCGCTGAACGGCATCTTCGTTACCGCCCATGTCGACATCGGTTTGCTCGAAGCCGGCGGCCTCGGCCTGGGTGCCCAACTCGACGTGCGCCTTCCGGGCATCGACGCCGCGGTTGCGCAGGAGTTGATCGAGGCCGCGCATCAGGTCTGTCCGTATTCGAAGGCCACCCGCAACAACATCGACGTGAAGCTCAGCGTCGTCGACTGA
- the aceF gene encoding dihydrolipoyllysine-residue acetyltransferase, protein MADLKEARVPDLGGSSEVPVIELLVKVGDTVKKDQGLVTLESDKATMEVPSAFAGVVREIKVKLGDALSEGSLVAIIEADAAPVGASPGSRPTPAAPAPLPAPAPAPAPAPATTGREPGLAPTPVAAAHSHDATQLAGNALPYASPSVRLFARELGVDLTKLTGSARGGRISKEDVQNYVKAALAKPAAAAASGGGLGLNLLPWPNVDFSKFGAIETKPLARIKKISGANLARNWAMIPHVTQFDDADITELEAFRVQLNKENEKAGLKLTMLAFLMKAAVAGLKKFPDFNASLDASGEHLTLKQYFHVGFAADTPNGLVVPVIRDVDQKGVFALAKETSELAAKAREGKLAPADMQGGCFSISSLGGIGGTAFTPIINAPEVAILGVSKSSLKPVWNGSSFEPRLMLPLSLSYDHRVIDGAAAARFTAFLAQLLADFRRAML, encoded by the coding sequence ATGGCCGATCTGAAGGAAGCCCGCGTCCCGGATCTCGGGGGCAGCAGCGAGGTGCCGGTCATCGAGTTGCTGGTCAAGGTCGGCGACACGGTGAAGAAGGACCAGGGTCTGGTCACGCTCGAATCCGACAAGGCGACGATGGAAGTGCCCTCGGCCTTCGCCGGCGTCGTGCGCGAAATCAAGGTCAAGCTCGGCGACGCACTGTCCGAAGGTTCGCTGGTGGCGATCATCGAAGCCGATGCTGCGCCTGTAGGAGCGAGCCCCGGCTCGCGACCGACGCCGGCAGCGCCCGCGCCGTTGCCCGCACCGGCACCGGCACCGGCACCGGCACCGGCCACAACGGGTCGCGAGCCGGGGCTCGCTCCTACACCGGTGGCTGCGGCCCATAGCCACGACGCCACGCAACTGGCCGGCAATGCCTTGCCCTACGCCTCGCCGTCGGTGCGTCTGTTCGCGCGCGAACTCGGGGTCGATCTGACGAAGCTGACGGGCAGCGCACGCGGCGGGCGAATCAGCAAGGAAGATGTGCAGAACTACGTCAAGGCGGCGCTGGCAAAACCGGCTGCAGCGGCTGCGAGTGGCGGCGGTCTTGGCCTGAATCTGCTGCCGTGGCCGAATGTCGATTTCAGCAAGTTCGGTGCGATCGAGACGAAGCCGCTGGCGCGCATCAAGAAGATTTCCGGCGCGAACCTCGCGCGCAACTGGGCGATGATTCCGCACGTCACCCAGTTCGACGACGCCGACATCACCGAACTCGAAGCCTTCCGCGTCCAGCTCAACAAGGAAAACGAGAAGGCGGGGCTGAAGCTCACCATGCTCGCCTTCCTGATGAAGGCCGCGGTCGCCGGCCTGAAGAAATTTCCGGACTTCAATGCCTCGCTCGATGCGAGCGGCGAGCACCTGACGCTCAAGCAGTATTTCCACGTCGGCTTCGCCGCCGATACGCCGAATGGCCTGGTCGTGCCGGTGATCCGCGATGTCGACCAGAAGGGCGTGTTCGCGCTCGCGAAGGAAACCTCCGAACTCGCCGCGAAGGCGCGCGAAGGCAAGCTCGCCCCTGCGGACATGCAGGGCGGCTGCTTCTCGATCAGCTCGCTCGGCGGCATCGGCGGCACGGCCTTCACGCCGATCATCAATGCCCCGGAAGTCGCCATCCTCGGCGTCTCCAAGTCGTCGCTGAAGCCGGTCTGGAACGGCAGCAGCTTCGAGCCGCGCCTGATGCTGCCGCTGTCGCTCTCGTATGACCACCGCGTCATCGACGGCGCCGCCGCCGCGCGCTTTACCGCATTCCTTGCGCAACTGCTCGCCGATTTCCGGCGGGCGATGCTCTGA
- the lpdA gene encoding dihydrolipoyl dehydrogenase: MANTIEVKVPDLGGSSEVPVIEVLVKVGDAIKKDQGLVTLESDKATMEVPSSAAGVVRELRVKLGDKLSEGMLVAVLESADTAPVGAPLGATVSPTPTSTSANPATAPQVVAAPVAPKGAPTQSIAASAAPTGRKADLECQIVVIGAGPGGYSAAFRAADLDQNVVLIERYAELGGVCLNVGCIPSKALLHAAKVIDEASHASDYGISFGAPKIELDKLRAYKEKVVKTLNAGLAGMSKQRKVTRVTGVATFVSANEVEVATADGAKLVRFEKAIIAAGSQPVKLPGLRWDDARVMDSTDALALADIPKRLLVIGGGIIGLEMACVFDALGSEVTVVELADQLMPGADLDLVKPLQTRLAKRYAGIHLKTKVTALDAQKDGLHATFEGESMPKTTVFDRVLCAVGRTPNGKKLNADAAGVNVDARGFIAVDKQMRTNVPHIFAIGDIVGQPMLAHKATHEAKVAAENASGHKSEFVARVIPSVAYTDPEIAWVGLTETEAKAKGIAYGKGVFPWAASGRAIGIGRTEGFTKMLYDETTHRVIGVGIVGPHAGDLISEAALAIEMQAEIADVGLTIHPHPTLGETMGLAAEVCEGTVTDLYIPKKR, translated from the coding sequence ATGGCGAACACGATCGAAGTGAAAGTCCCCGACCTTGGCGGCAGCAGCGAGGTGCCGGTGATCGAGGTGCTGGTCAAGGTTGGCGACGCGATCAAGAAGGACCAGGGTCTGGTCACGCTGGAATCGGACAAGGCGACGATGGAAGTGCCGTCGAGCGCGGCCGGCGTCGTGCGCGAGTTGCGCGTGAAGCTCGGCGACAAGTTGAGCGAGGGCATGCTGGTGGCGGTGTTGGAATCGGCCGACACCGCCCCTGTAGGAGCGCCCTTGGGCGCGACCGTCAGCCCGACGCCGACCTCGACATCCGCGAATCCCGCGACGGCGCCACAGGTCGTCGCGGCACCTGTCGCGCCCAAGGGCGCTCCTACACAGAGCATCGCGGCTTCCGCCGCTCCCACCGGCCGCAAGGCCGATCTCGAGTGCCAGATCGTCGTGATTGGCGCAGGGCCGGGGGGATACAGCGCGGCGTTCCGCGCGGCGGACCTCGACCAGAACGTGGTGCTGATCGAGCGTTATGCCGAACTCGGTGGCGTCTGCCTCAACGTCGGCTGCATCCCGTCGAAGGCGCTGCTGCACGCCGCGAAGGTGATCGACGAAGCCAGTCATGCGTCGGACTACGGCATCTCGTTCGGAGCGCCGAAGATCGAGCTCGACAAGCTGCGTGCCTACAAGGAAAAGGTCGTGAAGACCTTGAATGCCGGTCTCGCCGGCATGTCGAAACAGCGCAAGGTCACGCGCGTCACCGGCGTCGCGACCTTCGTTTCGGCGAACGAGGTGGAAGTCGCGACGGCCGACGGCGCCAAGCTCGTGCGTTTCGAGAAGGCGATCATCGCGGCCGGTTCGCAGCCGGTGAAACTGCCTGGCCTGCGTTGGGACGATGCGCGCGTGATGGACTCGACCGATGCCCTGGCGCTCGCCGATATCCCGAAACGCCTGCTCGTCATTGGCGGCGGCATCATCGGTCTGGAAATGGCCTGCGTGTTCGATGCATTGGGCTCGGAAGTCACCGTGGTCGAACTCGCCGATCAATTGATGCCGGGCGCCGACCTCGACCTCGTCAAGCCGCTGCAGACCCGTCTCGCCAAGCGTTACGCCGGCATCCATCTGAAGACCAAGGTCACCGCGCTCGATGCGCAGAAGGACGGCCTGCACGCCACCTTCGAAGGCGAGTCGATGCCGAAGACGACGGTGTTCGATCGCGTGTTGTGTGCGGTCGGGCGCACGCCGAACGGCAAGAAACTCAACGCCGACGCAGCGGGTGTGAACGTCGATGCGCGCGGCTTCATCGCCGTCGACAAGCAGATGCGCACGAATGTGCCGCACATCTTTGCGATCGGTGACATCGTCGGTCAGCCGATGCTGGCGCACAAGGCCACGCACGAAGCGAAAGTCGCTGCGGAGAATGCCAGCGGACACAAGAGCGAATTCGTCGCGCGGGTGATCCCGAGCGTCGCCTACACCGATCCGGAAATCGCCTGGGTCGGACTTACCGAAACCGAAGCGAAGGCCAAGGGCATCGCCTACGGCAAGGGCGTGTTCCCGTGGGCGGCGTCGGGTCGCGCCATCGGCATCGGTCGTACCGAAGGCTTCACCAAGATGCTATACGACGAAACCACGCATCGCGTGATCGGCGTCGGTATCGTCGGTCCGCATGCCGGTGACCTGATCTCCGAAGCCGCACTCGCGATCGAGATGCAGGCCGAGATTGCCGATGTCGGATTGACCATTCACCCACACCCGACGCTCGGCGAAACCATGGGTCTCGCGGCTGAAGTCTGCGAAGGCACGGTGACGGATCTGTACATCCCGAAGAAGCGTTGA
- a CDS encoding carboxylate-amine ligase has translation MSEHIYTFGVEEEFFLAHIDSGAIATRVPTSFQKDVARQLGDRASHELMQSQIEMVTPVCVDGTTLASSVIDSRRVVDAIARRHGLGLVSAGTHPLAEWREQNLTQKPRYRQLVSDFQIIGRRNLLCGLHVHVAPPPDQDRVDVMNRILAFTPIFLALSCSSPFWNRQGTGLMSYRQAAYDEWPRTGIPEFFNGEADYNAFVHQLVQAGVIENASFLWWAARVSAKYPTIELRIADACTDVRDALCIAQLFRCLVRAAVRLPALGRARVSTTRLLIEENRWQAKRHGIAAHFIDETGAAGRMSFGDRLAQFFVLIEEDVAHFDCADAVEQARHILARGTSADLQVAEFKRARDQGATRAEACREVARWLAAHSVPAHTSAPFRPELSPQPSA, from the coding sequence ATGAGCGAGCACATCTATACCTTCGGCGTCGAGGAAGAATTCTTCCTTGCGCACATCGACAGCGGTGCCATTGCGACCCGCGTTCCGACATCGTTCCAGAAGGATGTCGCGCGCCAGCTCGGCGACCGCGCCAGCCATGAGCTGATGCAGTCGCAGATCGAAATGGTGACGCCGGTGTGTGTCGATGGCACGACACTGGCGAGCTCGGTGATCGACAGCCGGCGCGTGGTCGATGCGATCGCGCGCCGGCATGGCCTGGGGCTGGTGTCGGCCGGTACGCATCCGCTGGCGGAATGGCGCGAGCAGAACCTGACGCAGAAGCCGCGCTACCGGCAATTGGTCTCGGACTTCCAGATCATCGGACGGCGCAACCTGCTGTGCGGCTTGCACGTGCATGTGGCGCCGCCGCCGGATCAGGATCGCGTCGACGTGATGAATCGCATTCTCGCGTTCACGCCGATCTTCCTCGCGCTGTCCTGTTCGTCGCCGTTCTGGAACCGCCAGGGCACCGGCCTGATGAGTTATCGCCAGGCTGCCTATGACGAATGGCCGCGCACGGGCATACCCGAATTCTTCAATGGCGAAGCCGACTACAACGCCTTCGTGCACCAGCTGGTGCAGGCCGGCGTGATCGAGAATGCGAGTTTCCTGTGGTGGGCGGCGCGCGTGTCGGCGAAATATCCGACCATCGAACTGCGCATTGCCGATGCCTGCACCGATGTTCGCGACGCGCTCTGCATTGCTCAGCTTTTTCGCTGCCTGGTGCGCGCCGCGGTCAGGCTGCCGGCGCTCGGCCGGGCCCGCGTCTCGACGACGCGCCTGCTGATCGAGGAGAACCGCTGGCAAGCGAAACGACACGGCATCGCGGCGCACTTCATCGACGAAACCGGTGCCGCCGGACGGATGTCGTTCGGTGACCGTCTGGCGCAGTTCTTCGTGCTGATCGAAGAGGATGTCGCGCACTTCGACTGTGCCGATGCGGTGGAACAGGCGCGCCACATCCTTGCGCGTGGTACCAGCGCCGACCTGCAAGTGGCCGAGTTCAAGCGTGCCCGCGACCAGGGCGCGACGCGTGCGGAAGCCTGTCGCGAGGTCGCGCGCTGGCTGGCGGCGCATTCGGTGCCGGCGCATACTTCGGCACCGTTCCGACCGGAACTGTCGCCGCAACCGAGTGCATGA
- a CDS encoding gamma-glutamyl-gamma-aminobutyrate hydrolase family protein, with product MSDRVPLIAISPRLLHQVPSELGFRGKKLQFLEQSVSHWLSHAGAIVAMVPTIERGGELRRADLDVDGIAARFDGLFLQGGADLDPRLYGEETRPCTMGVDAVRDRFELDLLRAFERAGKPVLGICRGMQLINIAFGGSLHQDLLLDGVTTESHVISERYDEHGHAMTIRDGGRFADWYGAGRRFRINSIHHQAAKVVAPGFVVEAQADDGVIEAIACQDRARFVVGVQWHPEFHDGRDPQWMDRGPLMQAFLAACAR from the coding sequence ATGAGTGACCGTGTCCCGCTGATCGCCATTTCCCCGCGACTGTTGCACCAGGTGCCGAGCGAACTCGGTTTCCGCGGCAAGAAACTGCAATTCCTTGAACAGTCGGTATCGCACTGGCTGTCGCATGCCGGCGCCATCGTCGCGATGGTGCCGACGATCGAGCGCGGCGGCGAATTGCGCCGTGCCGATCTCGATGTCGACGGCATCGCCGCACGTTTCGACGGGCTGTTCCTGCAAGGCGGTGCCGATCTCGATCCGCGCCTGTACGGCGAGGAGACGCGGCCGTGCACGATGGGTGTCGACGCCGTCCGCGACCGCTTCGAGCTCGATCTGCTGCGCGCCTTCGAACGCGCCGGAAAGCCCGTGCTCGGCATCTGCCGCGGCATGCAACTGATCAACATCGCGTTCGGTGGCAGCCTGCATCAGGATTTGCTGCTCGACGGCGTCACCACCGAATCGCATGTCATCAGCGAACGCTACGACGAACACGGTCACGCGATGACGATCCGCGATGGCGGCCGCTTCGCCGACTGGTACGGCGCCGGCCGCCGCTTCCGGATCAACTCGATCCACCACCAGGCCGCAAAGGTGGTGGCGCCCGGCTTCGTCGTCGAGGCCCAGGCCGACGATGGCGTGATCGAAGCGATCGCGTGCCAGGACCGCGCGCGTTTCGTCGTCGGGGTGCAATGGCACCCGGAATTCCATGATGGTCGCGATCCCCAGTGGATGGACCGCGGCCCACTGATGCAGGCGTTTCTCGCAGCCTGCGCGCGTTGA
- a CDS encoding FG-GAP repeat protein, whose product MSGRWMIGAWAWMVAGAVQASCSVSSTTQWCFDLAQSPVAFGDSPVADGLLGTALASGDFDGDGERDLAMGQPEPGTADGGKVFILYGNGSYPRATSTSYERVDGLAGNDRFAVSSVRNAETGASLTVGDLNRDGVDDLLVGAPGHDVSSDRCSNLVDERCPDLGGVFVVLSTANGDPRSKQFGAAPFLAHQCFTFPDVVHDGLAFGAAMTLARGVLYVGAPGVGLNLDEDAGFVCELSSPRATATTVSFQEESAFYPSFQTTPNRRAQVGAALAVGRFGHPFLAIGAPYADNGGFSEVGIPILVDDGGINPAPTGFYSQHISWAPAGSGDDDHFGSAMASGDFDGDGDEDLVFAAPDKNAGATDAGRLYLLRNDTGSTLSSPLSMTPDGLINQGDLAGQTAEAGDRFGAAMAAGYVNADGYADLIVGAPGETVSGSGLSNEGFVYVLFGSAGGLTTTGFRSFRALDIGGTTTSDMLFGTSVLAADYNRDGLDDIVVAAPQQDVAGETDAGRIYIMRFDDLGSGGVNLASDFTGTTNNAGAPVPRDQPIFDRVELDFLAGPVQRLDQLNIELTYSAGFSFGVGSNIGWTCTPSVVEATDPDRVMRCRRSEPIAVGESAPAILVSATLPSGNTSQITQLVRTATVSSDVFDGVPANNSVTLTATLAANPQLFADGFE is encoded by the coding sequence GTGAGCGGACGTTGGATGATTGGCGCGTGGGCATGGATGGTGGCGGGCGCAGTCCAGGCCTCATGCTCGGTGTCCAGTACGACCCAGTGGTGTTTCGACCTGGCGCAGTCTCCGGTGGCGTTCGGCGATTCGCCGGTGGCCGACGGATTGTTGGGGACCGCGCTGGCATCGGGCGACTTCGACGGCGATGGCGAACGCGATCTCGCCATGGGCCAACCCGAACCCGGCACGGCCGACGGCGGCAAGGTATTCATCCTGTACGGCAACGGCAGCTATCCGCGCGCGACATCCACGAGTTACGAGCGCGTCGATGGACTGGCTGGCAACGATCGATTCGCCGTGAGCAGCGTCCGCAATGCCGAAACCGGGGCAAGCCTGACGGTCGGCGACCTCAATCGGGATGGCGTCGACGACCTGCTGGTCGGAGCGCCCGGCCACGACGTATCGAGCGATCGTTGTTCCAACCTGGTCGACGAACGATGCCCTGATCTCGGTGGTGTCTTCGTGGTGCTGTCGACGGCCAACGGCGACCCGCGCAGCAAGCAATTCGGAGCGGCGCCCTTTCTGGCCCATCAATGCTTCACCTTTCCCGACGTGGTCCACGACGGACTCGCCTTCGGTGCCGCGATGACGCTTGCGCGCGGCGTCTTGTACGTCGGTGCCCCCGGCGTCGGTCTGAACCTGGACGAGGATGCCGGCTTCGTCTGTGAACTGAGTTCGCCGCGAGCCACCGCGACCACGGTGTCGTTCCAGGAGGAATCCGCGTTCTATCCGAGCTTCCAGACCACGCCGAATCGCCGTGCCCAGGTCGGTGCTGCGTTGGCGGTTGGCCGGTTCGGTCATCCATTCCTCGCGATTGGTGCGCCCTACGCCGACAACGGCGGTTTCAGCGAGGTCGGTATTCCGATCCTGGTGGATGACGGTGGCATCAACCCGGCTCCGACGGGCTTCTATTCGCAGCACATTTCCTGGGCCCCTGCCGGCAGCGGCGATGATGACCATTTCGGTTCGGCGATGGCCTCGGGTGACTTCGACGGTGATGGCGACGAGGACCTGGTGTTTGCGGCACCGGACAAGAATGCCGGCGCTACCGATGCCGGCCGGCTGTATCTGCTGCGCAACGATACCGGCAGCACGCTCAGCAGCCCCTTGTCGATGACCCCGGATGGATTGATCAACCAGGGTGATCTCGCCGGCCAGACCGCAGAGGCGGGTGATCGCTTCGGTGCCGCCATGGCCGCGGGATACGTGAACGCCGATGGTTATGCCGATCTGATCGTCGGTGCGCCGGGTGAAACGGTGTCGGGCAGCGGGCTGAGCAACGAGGGATTCGTCTACGTGCTGTTCGGCAGTGCCGGCGGCCTGACCACCACGGGGTTCAGGAGCTTTCGCGCGCTCGATATCGGCGGCACCACGACGAGCGACATGTTGTTCGGTACCAGCGTGCTCGCCGCCGACTACAACCGCGACGGTCTCGATGACATCGTCGTGGCCGCGCCGCAGCAGGACGTGGCCGGCGAAACCGATGCCGGGCGCATCTACATCATGCGTTTCGACGACCTCGGCAGCGGCGGCGTCAATCTCGCCAGCGATTTCACCGGCACGACCAACAACGCGGGCGCGCCGGTGCCGCGCGACCAGCCGATTTTCGACCGCGTCGAACTCGATTTTCTGGCCGGGCCGGTGCAGCGTCTGGACCAGCTGAACATCGAGTTGACCTACTCGGCCGGATTTTCGTTCGGCGTCGGCAGCAACATTGGCTGGACCTGCACGCCGAGCGTGGTCGAGGCGACCGATCCGGATCGGGTGATGCGCTGCCGCCGCTCTGAACCGATCGCGGTCGGCGAGTCCGCGCCGGCGATCCTCGTCAGCGCGACCCTGCCCTCGGGCAACACCAGCCAGATCACCCAGCTGGTGCGAACCGCCACGGTCTCCTCGGACGTGTTCGACGGGGTGCCCGCGAACAACAGCGTGACCCTGACCGCGACCCTGGCCGCGA